The region CCCTTTCACCAAGCAGTGTTTATTCCCTACCCTATGTAATGTTACGTCAGTTGTGCTGGCACAGATTTGTTACCGCCACATCATATCCCCCATCACAGAACTGATTTGGTTTAACAAGGAActaacaacaacagcaaacagGTGACACATGGGGTAGACTTGGAAATGGCTGCATCAGCACAACTGAAGCAAGCGTGCAATTGCAGTGAGGGGAAATAACCTAGGTAAGAGTTGTTGCCAAAACACATAATTAAACTGGCCCATTCACTTTTGGCCCATGCCGTCCTTGCTGTACTACAGAGGAGCTCAAGTGCATCCATAAAGCCAAAGGCTCTCCTGTCCCAACTGATGCAAAGATGTTGATGAGAGCCAGCTGTCAGCACACCCAAGGCTTGCCACTCAAGTTGCTGGTTTGCAACATTCTCAGACAACATTTACACCAGCAAAGCTTCATTATATTGAGGTGACCTTCCAGGTTTCCTCCATTCCAGTTTCCTAATGAAACATCATCAGTAAAAGCCATTTCCTCTCTACCCAAGGTCCACTTGTCATGTCACAACCCCCACGAGATGTGATTTGCAGAGCCTCAACATCTCTCTCCTCTCAGctcctcctcttttttcccctctccagaTTTTCCAAGCCTCCCTTATAGATTAAAATGTTAGACATGTCAAGTGCTTTACTGCCACCAAACATCTTCCTACCTACTGTATCATATGCTGCATTTAAGTCACTGCTTATCATATAAACCAGATTTCACTAATGATAAGCTGCAAAATATCAAGTTCATTACTTTTAGATCCCATAGGTAGGTAAACAAAGAATGGTTTCAACGTGCTTTAACAATTTAGCCCTCAAGTGCCATGACTTATGTTTTCAGAACACTATATCAAACAGACCAATAAGTGCTGCTTCATGGTGTAATTACCACCACTGCAAATACCTGCCTATCCTATTCATAATGCCTTGGTATGCTAACGAGGCTTATCTTGCAGATGTGATTTTATAAGTTGGGGACATGCAGCTGAAAGGATACCTAGGACTTCTATTTAACCACATCCAATACACTTTGGGTGGTggtgggagggatgggggacagGTCGAAGCCCAGGTCCGCAGCGACACCTGCTGGCAAGGGGCTCCCACCACCCCCACACATGGACGTGGGGAcatggatggacagacacaaaACCTGCGGGGCAGTGGGCATTCAACCTCATTTGATAACAAAGCAAGCCTGGGAAGGTCGGGTGGGCAAGAGAAGGGCAAGCTGTCAGGTGAACCAGCACTTGGGAGCAGCTGCACCAGCACACCTGATTTCACAGGTTGTCAAGAATAAATCCCTGAGATTTAACACCCTCTCTCGACCCCAAACCTccaagcagaaacaaaacagcttCTCAGAGAGGCTATAAGACTGCAAAACTGACTGATATGACCAGTAGAAACTGCTCATGTCAGAAACATTAGCTACTACAGAAATGAACTTATTTCCTAGCATTTGAAGCCCATTTCCTATCATATTGCAGTGCAAAACTTCACTTTCTGAgccaattttaaaaaattgctggTACCACGTCAGAACAGGAGAcgtgatttttaatttttcaagcaTCTCTCCAAGAAAAAATGATAAGCAGACCATAAACATAATATTCTCCAGCATACAGTGGTAAAATCTGAAGTCCAACACACTTTTTAAAAGCCTCTCAGACCAGAGACGTGGCAGCTGCGCCTGCGGTCACGCAAACAGGCTGCCCTTCCAGCAAGGtgccctcagcaccccacaggGTAACACCTGGCACAGAAGCTACAAACACTGTGCTAGGATAAaggaccagcactgcagataTTTAAAGTCATTGGGAGACAATCCCATTACTTTTaccatggaaaaaaagaaaaaacacaaacaaaaaaaaaacacacacaaaaaaaaaaaaaaaaaaacacaaaaaaaaccacacaaaaaaacacaaaaaaaaatcctaagtTTCCCATTCAGCTTCAGATGACCACTCTGTATCTTACTAGCCTTCAGGAACCAGCAAgcatacttcattcttaatttcttaaagATTTGATCTGTCTTTTCCCTCAGATAATTTGAGAGCCAAGTAAGTAAATACCactatttaatttcttctaaaaaaatacTTACACACATTCATAATTTATATTGTACTGACACTTGACATCTCACAGAAACTCACAGAAGAGTGTATTTAATTATGCTGACCATACACATataaaaatcttgtttttatATAAAAGTACTTTAGCTTTTAAGCCTGGATCATAATTCAGTGTTTCTCATTTGACAGTTGTAACTGTGCTAACTGGAACACACACTTAAGGAGATTCAACATAAAACTGAGAAAGGAttgctatttttcttaaaaaacatgACAGTGTCACAACCGTTTTCCAGAAAACATTCAGGCTATTTCTTTTCATAAACAGGAAGTTTCTTCTACCCATTGTATCAAAAGTTATAGCTATTTGTAAAGTTTATCAAAAGATAGCAGTTTCATTCCTTTAATATTGAATACGTAACTAACTTGCTATCTAGTGACTTACTCCGTGCTACGTTAATCAAACTTCCTTAAGAACAGAAACAAGAGACCATCCAGAGATGCCAAAGAACTCTATGTGGCTGTACAGGATAAcaacagaataagaaaaattgaaacattaaaaaattgtgtttaaaatgtcactttttttttcctttagcagGCTTAGCAAATAAGGCAGAATCAATCTGGTCTTTAGATAGACCTCTCACTGAAAAAAGCCTTGCTGCTCTTTCCTTCAAAGTTCCTCCACATTTCAGTCCTAATGACATCAATTCCATCTTCAGTCTGTCTAAACCCAGGGCTTCCATTTCAGCAGCAGAGTTGAATGCCAGCAGGTCTATTGGTTCCACctcctgcaaagagaaaaacatgccATCAGACTGTTATTTGCTTCCTGACTTGGGGCAAGAACAAGTATAGACACAACGTTTCACTTTACAGAAAACCTTCAATTAGGATTATCTTAAACTCCTAATTACTTAATAAAGTTAATAAATGTCTGTGTATATGTTGGATATTCTCATTATTAGCAGTACTTATGCTACCCAGGTAAAGTATTATTGCATCATGTACAAGCAAATTGAAGCTACCTGGCAGCCTAATTGTAAAACATGCAAATCTTAGCAGATATAACACATCCAAGAGTGGGGCGTGCATGCCCAGGTGAGCTTTGTACCCAGTGTCCAACTCTGCCGCCACAATTCTACTCCTTGCAGTGCCTCTGCTAGCTAAAGGCTTGCATGTCCAGACAAGCTGCAGATGTGCTTAGACTTGCAATGTACACAGCCTCCAAGACAGAAGCACCagtcattttaaattatataaacaCTGCTGAACTTTAAAAATCATTCCACTAGAATGAACACATTCTACTTGCAATAGAGGAATGCcaataaagttaaaaaaaaaaagtatttaatccTATTCCTCTAGAAACAAAATAGCCGGCATTTGTTTCAGCCCCAGGGAAGTTAAGTACTCTCAAGAAAGtggaattaaaaacaacagcCCATCATCTCACCTAGCAGTTCAGTAGCTTAGCCTTTGCTTCCAGAGGCACAGCAAGTCTAACAGCCCCTTTTTAGCCAAATGTAGAATATAGCCAATATGcccccagcaggagcaggaaggTGCATGAATCGTTATTTCTAAGGTAGTTACACTGTAATTACAGAAAGATATAAAAGCACTGTCTTTTAGTaagattaacaaaaaaaaacaagttcaCATCTCATCCTGCCACAAGAAAATGGACTAAAATTTCATCTTAAAAGGAAATTAGTACATTTGGAGCATAACTGAGAATGAAAGGGACCTCTATATATTGTCTAGTCCAAGCCCAGGGTCTTGTCCACAAAAGAACACGGACAAAGACTGGATAATTCAAATGCCGGAATTTACTAACACACTAAACACTAACATCAAACATTTACACACTAAAAAGGACACAAAAATCCAAGCCTGTTTCATTCAATACTTAACACACACATCAGTTGTATCATGCTGGAGTTAAAGGGACTTCAGAGCAAGTAATACTACCACTAGGAATGAGACCGCTTCATTATGAACTCCGCAAATACAATTAATGCTAGCAGAATTATAACCTTTGTCCCACCAAGCATATAAAAACAGACTGGTTGCCTCATTATTCTCAtcctacttaaaaaaaatccatgaaggactactattaatataaaaatatctccACCTGCAATAACAATCTGCCACAGCATTGGTGGAGTTTCCTGTTCTAGGAATAGAGCAAAAGGTAAACGGTGAAGAATGGTAAACATCCTGTTTAAAATTTGCCAGCTCTAATAGTATAGTAGATGAAAAAGTTCTAGGTTATCAGATTAtatccttgtttttttttccatttgactGTATTAAACTTTTTGATAATAATTCAGTCATTGGCAGTGGCAACCGATGGTAGACTTTCTGCTCAAGctgaaacaagacagaaaaagccAAGCAACTCCCTGGCCCCAAAAAAACTCCACATTTTGTTTCACTGCTAGAATTAAGCCTAGATACATTAAAGCCCCCcaaatttaaaagtaatattaTACAAGGGGCAATGAAGCACAAGTATTGGCACCTTTTACTGTCAAATATTAGTTAGGCTTTCATCACTTCAGTGGGAGAAGAACTGAAGTTTGCACCTGACTACTAGGGCTCTCTGTGAATTAGACTCAAGTCTTTTTGTAATAGAGACTAAGAAAGACAAAGCAGCTGAATGGCTTAGGGGACATCTACTTGGAACATCTTTTATAATTTAAACGTTGACATCAATTATAAATATTACGGTCAAATTATGTTATCAATAAGATTGGTAAAATCCGACAGTGTTTGGTAATGTCTCTAAAAGTATTGGTAAGCATCTTTCTACAaaagggttttattttccttcccctcGACCCCCCAGTAAAGAATTTTGGATCCAGAATGTATCTATTTATGtacaaggggggaaaaaaaccaaaaacccacaaccaaaaaaccccaagggGAAACATGGATCTCAGGAAAGACAATACTAGACAGAGAAGGGCAACTGCATCTTAGTAGAAACTCTACAATATTAAAATCTTAACCTTCTAAAGCTCTTCCTTGACCCGTTCTACTTAGCATCTTTCAAGACAATGCTACTGTACTATAATTCAACTTTCTCCATGGAGACACTGTCAACCAAGAGCCTTCTTTGGCTGCAGTTTCTATTAACTTGCTACATTCCATTTTCCTAAGTTGTACAATGCATCTTTAGTtaagctgcttttccttttaacctTGGGATTTTTTGTGCTCTGAATCAAACTCCAGAGATTCTCTTAGCTTGTTATGGAGACTATGATTCTAATTCAAGCATTTACATCTAATGCATTGAAGTCATAGGATACAAATCCCCTCCTCTTTTCTGCAATCCAGAAAGGGAAAAGTGATTGagtaaaagcagcagaaaagatATATCACATTTTGTACTGCTTCATACTTACTGTGCTCTGTAACTGGTTTGTTTCTTGTGCTTTAGAAGAAACATTTCCTTGTTCCTCTTCTTTCAGAGCCTGGGTTACCTCACTCTTTCCTTGGGCCTCTTCCTTCAAAGGCTTTGTCACTTCACTGTTTTCATCAGCTGAAATTTCAGTTTGCCCACCTGCATGTGTTTCTCCTTGCACATTTCTTCCAGTACCTTCTGGCTGCTCTGGTGGTTTCTCATTTGCACTGGTAGCTGGACCATCCTCTACAGAATCCACAGAGCTACTTGAGCATTCATTTGGATTTCCAGCATTTTCATTAGATTTGCTGCCTGATGGACAACTTCCATCAGATGTATGAGGGGAGTCATCTTCACTGTCATCCTCACAATCAGAACTGTCACGATCATCCAATCCTTCAAGTCCCAGCCTGGCACAATCAGTACATTACTAATGAATACTCATAcacttacacttttttttttttttttttaatattttgattatCACACTTCTCTTTCTGAAACTCACTTCAGAGAGCTGCAGTGAACTACTATAGCAGCTATTTAGGATAGTTTAGTACATGGAAGAGCTGGTAATATTGAACATTCCCCCCAAACAGGCACCTTTTTGAAGCATTCCCAGTACAGAAATGTGTGCTACCTACTGCTACTCCAAACACCACTGGAATCATTAAGGCTTCTATTTCATATTATGTTAGCTGAAAAAtgccaggatttttttttttttttaattcaatgtAGGTTTAAatcattaacaaaaaaaaggacaatgaGAGATAATAGAATATAACCGTATTAGAAAGTTCAGGGTGGGACGGTACCTAGTTCTGTAAATAAAGTATATCTGCTCCAGCTGGGACAGAATTATATTAACACAGCAACATTTACTTCCAGTTCTCCAATTTAATCAGTTCGATGTACTTATTCCTATTTAAGTCTACATCACAAATAAGATGTTGCTTACTTGTATGTACTTAACGTTTCATCCTGTTCAAGGCTTAATACTTGAGTATAAAAACAAGGCATAATGCTTACCAAAAGCACTTTCTTTTTCGAGGTTTCGTTCCATTCTTTCCAGATTCACCTGGACGCTTCCGACTATCGCCACTTTCTGGTGACACTATTTTGCTTGAAGTAGCCTGCAATCCTTCAAAACAAAGTTAGAAGTCTACTTCATTAGTACATAATTCATACATGTTGTAAATTCTACTTAAGTTTTAATTTCAGATGCAATTTAAAACactaactgaaaataattactATTGTTGCACATTTATGTAAACTCaaagtttcaaaataaactcagcagcagcaaaagctcTCCTACACTGCTTTAATAAGGCACAGAGTTCATAAAAATTAGATTCCTGAACTAAACTCTCAGATTCTACGTCCCATCCAGCTTCAAGTTTCACCACCAAGCTGCCAGCAAGGAAACAATCTGtggataaataaaataactacaAAGAACAGTGAGTAAAACAAGGTATTTTGTAGTTGGTTTAAATTTCTAGTTTTTACATAAGACCTTTTCATATTTTAtgatttcactgaaaattatGTAATTCTTATAGCTGAACTAGCAACACTATCTTCACAGAATTTTGCTTTTACTATGACACTATAGCACAGAAAGATGAAGTTATCTGTGTTACGCTGTTCAATGCAATTTAAGAGAAACAGCagccaaagaggaaaaattaagtGCAACAAATACTACCAGAATTTAGAATTTCATTCAACTAAGTTCCTGtcagggtttggtttgtttttttttttaatttattttttcctactggAGTGAGGCTAAAGGGACTTATAGTTTGCCTTATTTTTGGAGGAGAGAAAGTTAGGTTAAACTGCAATACCTTTAAGGACTGAATCTTCTAGTCGCTCAGCCATTTCATGACACTGCTGCAGGTAGTCTGGATTTGTGAAACTGTGCTTTGGCTCCGCAAGTTTCCGCTGCAGCCTTTCCAAGCGCCtctgctctttttctgcttcccGTTCTGCTTGCTGCTTCACCCATTCAGCCATCCTGCAGGTGACAGAACCATGAAAATGAGAGCACTCCCAGCATTTCACGTAATATCAGTTTGCTGCTTTGCAACTACTGAATGCTTCTACCACCTGTTCGGATAGGAGACAATGGGAAAAGACAACTAATAACACACAGGGGAATTACTGAAGGAATATACAGAGATGCTGCTAGAGCAAAGAGAGTaaagtttggtttggaagcCAGGAACAGCAGTGAGATTGTATATCCCCAATTTCAGTCTCGCAGCTTCAGAGAAAAGAACTGTGAGAATTTCAGATGAGAAAACCAAGATGTGCTGAACAGTCTCTCAGAAGTAGGCAGAAATACAATCACATCTATTTTGCAGTAACATAATTATAGTCAGAAGACCCCCAGTCTGTGCTTAAGATCTCACTTTCACTCTTTCTagtatgcaaaataaaatttcattgGTACAACTGCCTGTCATTTGACCTCTTTTGTTAACAGTAAACTACAGTCAGTTTATTTTGTAATTCTAGCTTTGAAGAAAATGCCTTACGCTTTTTCATGATTGACATCTCGAAGTCTCCTTCCACTGAGATCTCGGCAAGCCTCTCTGTTTGTCGTCTTTTCAATCTGAGCACCAAGTGCTCGCAGCATAGAGCCAAACcctgagaaaaaaagtaatagagAATTAGCTAAACAGAAACAAGTGGAGATGAGCTAATACACAACAAAAGAATCAGTTAGGGAAAATTAATACGGTTAATTCAACACTTTCTTCTCCCTCAATGCAACTGAAATAAAGGGCAAGTTAAAAGTTGCAACATGTCAGAGAACTGTAATGGAGTGAAATGCTGAAACACTGagtgaaaaaaagtattcagtGTTTACCACTCATCTCATTTTTGTACTCCTGATATCACACCAGATGGACTCAATTTACTAGAAACTGTGCAGTGCTTCTCACATGGAAGTCTGTTTCTGGATTCCTCAGCAAAATGGTTTGAAACCTTTTTCATCTCAAGATAACATTTTGGGTCCTTTCTAATTTAGCCAAGATATATACACCTCCCCCTTAAGCCCCTAccaaactcaaatccccttttaaaaatctgacaagacaaagaaaataatttttttaggAGACAGCCTTAGCCACTTCACCAAGATGATAATGATGTATAAGGTTATGCTGGAAAGCACCCCAAAACAGATTTCCATATACTCCTCAGCACTAATTAGTCATAGGCAAGACCACTAATTTCTTTCCTTCGGTCCTACCTTATGTTGTCTACAGAGAAAAGACACTTTTTAACTACCTCAAAGAAGCACAATGTgatttaatattaatataatcCTTCAAGCAATTTGAAAGTGCCAAACACTGGTTTTTAACTAGAAGCTGAACAAATCTTTAAGGGACGCTACAAACAGTAGCAAATCCAGACAGTGTGCTGTAACATGAGGCAGAACGCATATTATGTTCAACTAATAAAACCAATTGCTGCCATTGGAGAGGAGAATTTCTGTAGCTCGTGAAACATGCTACTGAATTTTACTTTCTGAAGAATGCAAACCTCGCTGCTTCACCTAGCCAGGCACAGTCCCAAAAATTAACAGCAATAGGTTCATTAAGGTCACAGGAGCTGAATTAGGTCTGATAATAAAATGTTCAATTCTCTTGTAAGCCTGCACAGTCTGTATCCCTTCTAGATCATACAGTATGTTCTGACATGtgtttgtttgcctgttttTATCATGCATTTAAGTTATAAAGTCAAAACAAAAGCCAGACTTTAGAAAGCAGACAGAATTGTTAAAGAACAATTTTAAACTGACCCCAATGGCACCTCAGTATCTCAGAGTGAGTCACAGAACACATATCCTGTGTCATCCCAGGATAACTGAAGCTGATAGACAATAGCTGAGAAAGAAGCATCCTATACTATGAATTTATACCATATACGCTACTTTAGGACACGTAAAGAAACCTCAATACCTCATAAGCCATAACAACAATAATTATTTCCAGTTGTATCTACAActgaaaaaggcaaagtaagttGCTGCAGTCTGACACAAGGCTGCACAATTATTCAGCACTTCAGCTCACCAGCTGGAAAATTCTGAGAACTGGattcaaaaagcaaacacagtgaCTCCAATTACACTCAAACACTCTGCTAAACTTGCCTCATCCATTATGTGCCATTTTAGGGAATGCCCATGTTGGCAGCGGCTGTATCACTTTATATAGTTAATATACATCTTCCGTAACACggttaaaatattttgtcaacATAAGGAGTCTAGTTTAAACCGAATTATTTAGTTCTTAGGCCACTGAGATTGTGGCAtttatatgctttttaaaataagacaagACAAAAATCAATTAGGTCATATAACATACTCAAATAGCAGACTATTTGGACCTGGAATATTTGTCCTACATGACCATGAATGAAACTGAGGAGGCCTTGAAGCTTGGTGCTTTTAAACACAATTTCAACTCTGAAGTCACTTTGATGCATGATACAGACTTCTGCTAGTAGAACTAAGCTGACCAAGGATGCACAGAAGGGCTTTGACAGCAAAGCTGTTAGCTGAACTGCTGCTTCCCTGGCCAATTCTTACCTTTACACATAGACTTTGGTTTCAGCTCTCAGACATTATACCACAGTCATCCACATTACAAGAGATCTACTAACAGATGAGCACTGCCGCTATCAGTACAGACTATGGTATAATAGAAGTTTTTTTAACCTAAGAATCTAATCAATAACAAGCAGTTAAGCAACAAACCTCCTTTTCCACCACAAAGTCTTGGTTCCAGACTATAAACAGCTCCATTCTGCAATACATCTTCATCATTAACCAGTCGTCCATTACATTTCACGTACAAACTCTCTTCAGGAATATtctaaaacagagcaaaatTGAACCATATGATTGACTGAAAAAGCAGCATTCTGACAAAACAAATCATTAAGGAGCAGCGTTTCCTTCCTTACTGTAGGGACAGAGGGGAAGCAAACCAGATGATGTTAAAAGCATAAGCATTCTCTGTGGTACTTAAATGCTTGTTTAGTGAAGGATTAAACACAGACTAAAATCAGCTGGTAAATATGAATGGGGAAAAGCCGTGCTGTGAGAAAATCTACACTAGGTGTTCAAATactctatattaaaaaaaaaaaaaaaaaaagggagcaAAAACAAACTCACATTTTTGGACTGTAAAGAATTCAAGACTGATCTCTTCAATatatatcacagaatgttaaggattggaatGGACCcggaaagatcatccagtccaatccccctgccggagcaggaacacccagatgaggttacacaggaaggtgtccaggtgggttttgaatgtctccagagaaggagactccacaacctccctgggcagcctgttccagtgctctggcaccctcactgagaagaagtttcttctcatatttaagtggaacctcctgtgttccagtttgcacccgcTGCCCCTTGCCCTGCCATCGGTTGCcgctgagaagagcctggctccatcctcacgacactcaccctttacgtaTTTATACGTGTATCTGAGAGACTATAGGACTCTCGTGACAAACCCTCCTGCTCAGCTAAGCGACCGCAACGCGAAGAAGCACGCCCGCCATCGCGACATCCCGCCAGCCGCCTCAGCACCGCAACGAGGCCGGGGAGCGGgcccgggcagccccgcggcCTGCCAGCCGGTACCGGCAACCTCACCCCGCCACCGCAGCCCCGCAACCGCTTCCCCCGCTCCCCCCCTCCACTCACCAGCGCCCGGGCGCGATCGCGGAGAAGGCCGCGCACCGAGCCGTCGCCGCCGGAGGGGAGCGGCAGGAGCCGCGCCCGGGAATCCAGCGGGTCACGCACCAGCAGCGCCATCGTTTCCCCTCAGACGCCGCCAATGGCCGCCGCGCACGCGCCTGTGACGACAGCGAGCCAATAACggccgggaggggggaggaggagcaCGGGGCGGAGGAGGAGCACGGGGCGTGGGGGGAGGCCGCTGAGGCGGAAAGCCGCAACGGCCTCCAGGCCtccgcccccctccccccccactcCGGAAACGTGCAGCTGTTAAATTGTCCGATCAAATATGGCGCCATTTTCCTgtaaggacctctggagatcatccagtccaacccacctgctaaagcaggttcacccacagcagatcacacaggaacttgcccaggcaggttttgaatgtctccagagaaggagactccacaacttccctgggcagcctgttccaggggtCTGCTACCCTCAAAGGAAAGATTTTCCTCAGGGACTGGAGCACTGGTTAGGAGAAAATGTACACCTCTGGCTCTCCAGAAGAGGGCACACACAGAGGCTTGGTGGTGACCCAGTCACTGTAACTATTGCATTCAATAGTGGTGGCTTCAAACCCCCTCTATGTCTTCAACATAACCATCCAGCTGAGGGCACTGAAGGGGTGCAAAGgttgagtgtcacaaggatggagccaaggctcttctcggtgacaaccagtgataggacaaggggtaatgggtataaactgtaacacaggaggttccgcttaaatatgagaagaaacttcttcacagtgagggtgccagagcactggaacaggctgcccagggaggttgtggagtctccttct is a window of Columba livia isolate bColLiv1 breed racing homer chromosome 3, bColLiv1.pat.W.v2, whole genome shotgun sequence DNA encoding:
- the SDE2 gene encoding splicing regulator SDE2, yielding MALLVRDPLDSRARLLPLPSGGDGSVRGLLRDRARALNIPEESLYVKCNGRLVNDEDVLQNGAVYSLEPRLCGGKGGFGSMLRALGAQIEKTTNREACRDLSGRRLRDVNHEKAMAEWVKQQAEREAEKEQRRLERLQRKLAEPKHSFTNPDYLQQCHEMAERLEDSVLKGLQATSSKIVSPESGDSRKRPGESGKNGTKPRKRKCFWLGLEGLDDRDSSDCEDDSEDDSPHTSDGSCPSGSKSNENAGNPNECSSSSVDSVEDGPATSANEKPPEQPEGTGRNVQGETHAGGQTEISADENSEVTKPLKEEAQGKSEVTQALKEEEQGNVSSKAQETNQLQSTEVEPIDLLAFNSAAEMEALGLDRLKMELMSLGLKCGGTLKERAARLFSVRGLSKDQIDSALFAKPAKGKKK